The nucleotide sequence TCATAATGCAGCAGGTGCCCCCGGCTGCCGCCATGCAACAGCAGGTATTCCATTTCCGTCAGCCGTTGACAGTGGTTTTTGAGCTGGCTGTCGCTCCAGTGGGTAAAGGCGCGGATATCCCGCCGGGTAAAGCGGACTTCATTTGGCTGGCAGTGCTGGATTTGCGCCTGTGCGTTCACCATCTCTTGTATCAGCAGTAACAGCTTGCGCGTCTGCGGCGGCATTTCATCCAGCGTGCGCCCCAGCACCTCATGCGCCAGCCGGTTAGCCAGGGCAATGTCGTCCTGGGTGACTTCGATATATTCGATGACCTGCCCGCGGTGGGTGGTTTTCTTCACTTCACGTTGATACTGGTGCAGCAGGGCAATGGCCTGTATCAGCGTCAGGTATTTCATGTGGTCGCGCCGCATCCGGGTTTTGTCTGACAGGAACGTCAGTTGATGGGCGTAAGGATTGACCACTTTCAGCGGCCTTAACAGGCGCTGGGCGTTCTGGTGTAACTGCGTCAGATAGCCTTTCTCCGAGTCAGCCAGCAACCCGGCCAGCGTCTGGCGGTGCCGCTGCATGGCGTGGATAGCCTGCGTCTGCTCACGCGATTCGTTGACCGTCAGCACCAGACAGCGGTTCAGCAGCTCTTCATCCACATCAATGGCCGTCGTCGTTAACATCAGCATCACCGGTCCCTGTACCCTGTATTCCCGCGTCACCAGTTCGCCGCTCTGCTCGTTCTTGCCGGTGCTGGCGATTTTCAGCTCGCCGTCGGACTGCAACAGTTTCAGGGCATAGGCCGCCTGCCGCACCCCTTCTTCTTCGGCTATCGCCAGTATTTTGTGTTGCAGGCTGGTTTCGCCGAGGTAATACAGGCTCTGTCCGGTCATCGCCGAGTACTGGATACGCTCCTCTTCCGGCATCAGGTTCAGCACGGCATCCATCAGGCTGCTCTTGCCTGCCGCGCTGCTGCTCTGGATTAACACGGCCAGCGGTTTATCGAGTTTGCGCGAGACTGCCGCCAGATACCCGGTCAGCAGATTGGTGGATTCGCCGACCACCCCACAGGCGGCCATGTCGTTGATAATCTGTTCTGTCAGGTTCGGCGATGTTAGCAACGCCAGCGCGGCGGCTTCGTCTTCCGCGCTGACCGTCACCGCCGTTGTCCCTGAGGCTTCGGCGTCGGCTTGCTGTTGCGCGTCCTGTTGCTGCTCCAGCATCAGCAAGACCCGCCCGGCTTCGCGTTTGATGACCGACAGCTCGCATTCCAGCTCTTGCGCCGCCGTGCTGATGTAGTGCTGACGATGCCGCGCGTGATACATGTCCAGCGTATCCACATGGAACAGGCCGGACGTTTCATCCCGCACCTGCACATTGACTTTCATCACGTCCGGTACCGGGGATTTTTTCATCCCCCGTATCCGCCAGACCCGGGGGCCGCTTTTCATCAACAACTCACCGGACGCCGTGCGCTCACAGGGCACGGGGGCAACGGTCAGCGCCGGCGGGGCGGCTAAAGAAGAAGATTTAGCCACCCCGGCACTTTGGGGCTTTTCCGTCACCGTCGGCAAGACGGGCCGCTCATGGCTGAACACCGCGCCCGGCGCTGTTCCCTGTCCCAGCCAGACCGCCTGTTGCAAGGCCAGCCCCAGCGCATGTTCGGCATTGCCGCTTTTCAGCGCATAGTCATTGGCATCCATGCCCGGCGGGAACTGCACCCGCCATGCCTCGATACCGGCTTCCAGTAAGTCAGCCGCCACATTAGCCGCGCCACGGTCTCCGGCCTCGTCCCGGTCAAAGGCAATCAGCACCCGCTTCACGCCGTGATACTGCAAGGCTTCGAGATGCTCACGGTTAAACCCGTTCACCCCGAACGCGGCGATCACGTTGCGGAACCCGGCACACCAGAAGGTCATAGCATCGATCAGCGCTTCGCACAGGATAATTTCCGCAGCGGCTTTCATCGCTGCCTCATTCCAGACCCCGGCCAGTGGTGAGGACAGGTACAGATGCTTTGGGCTGTCTTTCAGCACTTTGTAATCCGGCTGGGTTCGGCGGCCATACAGTTGCAGCACCCGCCCGCGGCTGGCCACACTGGCCGATTCGGCCCAGCCAATTATCGGCACCACGACACAGCCCCGGAAGTGGTCCTGCCGGGTGGTGGTACGCAACACGCCCAGCCCCGACAGCTTGCCGCGCAACTGCTGACCTTCCTGACTGTCTTTGGACGGCAACAACCCCGCGGAACCGCTGATACCGTGATGGCCCGCATACCCCAGTTTAAAGTGGCTGACCAGTTCAGGATGGTTCAGCCCGCGCCGCTCCAGCCAGGCTTTGGCTTCCGGTGACGCCAGTAAGTGCTGATGATAAAAATCAATCACCTGATGCAACAGCGCCTGCCCGTCATCGTCCAGGTCGGCCAGTTTCGGGCGCGGCAGAGGTGCCGCCTGTGATCCCGGCGGGGCGGCTAAAGAAGAAGCGGCCACAACCGCATTGTCCATATCCGGCAACCCGGCCAGCTCCCGCAGCCGGCGGATAGCGATTTTCAGCGTCACCCCTTCCGTTTGTATCACCCAGTCCAGCACCGATCCCGCTGCGCCACAGCCAAAGCAGTGATACAGGTTCTTAGCAGGCGATATCACCATTGAGGGCGTTTTCTCGTTATGGAACGGACAGCGCAGCACATAATCCTCACCGCGTTTTTTCATCGGACGGCCTTGCTTACGCGCCAGCCCCAGTAACGAGACGGTTTGCTTTAAGCGGGCTAAATCGGTATCGGGAACGCGGGTCATCAGTGACCTCCTGTAAAAACCTGTCAATAGGGTTTGGATAAAAATAACTCGACAATCATATACTACAGCTGGTAGTATTTACAACAGTAAGATGTAAAACATGTTGTAGATTAGGGTCATTCAGTCACTTTTTACATCGGTAACAACGACTATGGCCGCCTCCATCAGTAGTGAAGAACAGGTATTTATGATGACGTTAGGTCAGCGGATTTCTGCCCTGCGTAAACACGCCGGACTTACACAAGCGCAACTGGCTCAGGCACTGAACGTTTCTCAGCAAGCGGTTCAGTCATGGGAAGCGGGCAGAAGACGGATCCAGATCTCTGTTCTGCCTGAGATAGCAAAGTTACTTTCCGTCTCGCTCGAAGAACTGTTCGGCGAAGAGAGCGACACGATCCCCCGTAAACGGGGACCGGCTTCACGGCTTGAGCAACAGATACAGATTATCAGCCAGTTGCCCCGCGCTAAGCAGAAGCTGGTTTCAGAGATGCTGGATGCGGTAATTGCACAGGCACAACAGTAAAAGACAGACAGCTAAGAGAAAGGATTTTTTTACGCGGATGGAGCAGGCGGCAACCTGCCACAACCGCTAACCACAACCAACTAAGCAGGAGTTGATTTATGGCTAACCGCGATTGTAATGCAGATTTAGCGATTTCAAAAGCCCGGCGCAGCTATAAGGTGGGGTATGCCCGCACCCGCCACGAAGACCGCAGCACCGGTATGACCCGCTATTACAGCCAGCACCCCAGTTTGCATCTTAAAGGCAACTGGCTGGAAGAAGCGGGCTTTGCCACCGGACAGCCAGTACAGGTCAGTGTTGAGCACGGGCAGTTGATTATCCGGCTCGTTGAGTACAACTGACGGCTCAAAAAAGATCCCAGCCAAGCGCTGGGATCTTTAGCATGACTAATTACCTTCTATCCATACTTGCTTTATCCAGCTAGCAAGATCAGGCCAACTTTCCTCGTTATAACCATCAAGCGTCCAGTACTTAATTTTTCCGTCATAATCAATACAATAATAACTGCCATTATCTTCACAGATCGGGAGCAAATTTTCAGGTAGCCCTTGCTCTCTTGCATCGCTTAACGCTTGTGACAGTTCTCCATAATATTTTTTATCACGGGTAACAGATAACAAATCTATAGTTCCGTAGAATATATTACTTATTTTTTTCAAAACCTCTTTATAATCATTTGAAAATTCGAAACCAATTTCTTTTTCATACTGAGAAATTAATTCATCATCTGGCAAATCAACATCATTTCTTTGACCATCTGATAAGCGTTCGATTTCTTCAATAACATCATTAAGTTTAGTATTCATACGTAACCCTA is from Photorhabdus laumondii subsp. laumondii and encodes:
- a CDS encoding SymE family type I addiction module toxin, with product MANRDCNADLAISKARRSYKVGYARTRHEDRSTGMTRYYSQHPSLHLKGNWLEEAGFATGQPVQVSVEHGQLIIRLVEYN
- a CDS encoding CHC2 zinc finger domain-containing protein codes for the protein MTRVPDTDLARLKQTVSLLGLARKQGRPMKKRGEDYVLRCPFHNEKTPSMVISPAKNLYHCFGCGAAGSVLDWVIQTEGVTLKIAIRRLRELAGLPDMDNAVVAASSLAAPPGSQAAPLPRPKLADLDDDGQALLHQVIDFYHQHLLASPEAKAWLERRGLNHPELVSHFKLGYAGHHGISGSAGLLPSKDSQEGQQLRGKLSGLGVLRTTTRQDHFRGCVVVPIIGWAESASVASRGRVLQLYGRRTQPDYKVLKDSPKHLYLSSPLAGVWNEAAMKAAAEIILCEALIDAMTFWCAGFRNVIAAFGVNGFNREHLEALQYHGVKRVLIAFDRDEAGDRGAANVAADLLEAGIEAWRVQFPPGMDANDYALKSGNAEHALGLALQQAVWLGQGTAPGAVFSHERPVLPTVTEKPQSAGVAKSSSLAAPPALTVAPVPCERTASGELLMKSGPRVWRIRGMKKSPVPDVMKVNVQVRDETSGLFHVDTLDMYHARHRQHYISTAAQELECELSVIKREAGRVLLMLEQQQDAQQQADAEASGTTAVTVSAEDEAAALALLTSPNLTEQIINDMAACGVVGESTNLLTGYLAAVSRKLDKPLAVLIQSSSAAGKSSLMDAVLNLMPEEERIQYSAMTGQSLYYLGETSLQHKILAIAEEEGVRQAAYALKLLQSDGELKIASTGKNEQSGELVTREYRVQGPVMLMLTTTAIDVDEELLNRCLVLTVNESREQTQAIHAMQRHRQTLAGLLADSEKGYLTQLHQNAQRLLRPLKVVNPYAHQLTFLSDKTRMRRDHMKYLTLIQAIALLHQYQREVKKTTHRGQVIEYIEVTQDDIALANRLAHEVLGRTLDEMPPQTRKLLLLIQEMVNAQAQIQHCQPNEVRFTRRDIRAFTHWSDSQLKNHCQRLTEMEYLLLHGGSRGHLLHYELLWDGEDNGAAHLCGLLDVGEADSETAGSERKSDPEGRKSSPSPGQVWPESGEEKPASAQTEQGPAGAQVRADENAVIKENNHRGALPVPDRDKTPAAVPTGHESKSDLNERQSASSLGQVRAKSGVKKSPSGQAEHGFSVPQVGVTEDTVIKGKKKTRPLSAPAPQSQPEVNHGKP
- a CDS encoding SMI1/KNR4 family protein, with amino-acid sequence MNTKLNDVIEEIERLSDGQRNDVDLPDDELISQYEKEIGFEFSNDYKEVLKKISNIFYGTIDLLSVTRDKKYYGELSQALSDAREQGLPENLLPICEDNGSYYCIDYDGKIKYWTLDGYNEESWPDLASWIKQVWIEGN
- a CDS encoding helix-turn-helix domain-containing protein, with the translated sequence MAASISSEEQVFMMTLGQRISALRKHAGLTQAQLAQALNVSQQAVQSWEAGRRRIQISVLPEIAKLLSVSLEELFGEESDTIPRKRGPASRLEQQIQIISQLPRAKQKLVSEMLDAVIAQAQQ